The Misgurnus anguillicaudatus chromosome 15, ASM2758022v2, whole genome shotgun sequence genome has a window encoding:
- the chrna5 gene encoding neuronal acetylcholine receptor subunit alpha-5: MVTAHITVRSLLLLVFCPVHCSSIGPPALSSYAKTEDRLFKKLFSNYQKWVRPVEDLNGTVQVKFGLAITQLVDVDEKNQLMTTNVWIKQEWTDMKLRWNPDHYLGIKSIRIPSDSIWIPDIVLYDNADGNFEATVTKAVVRYDGRISWTPPANYKSACTIDVTFFPFDLQNCSMKFGSWTYDGSQVDILLEDVHVDKRDYFDNGEWEIVKATGSRRLRTDGTFFYPSVTYSFIIRRLPLFYTLFLIIPCIGLSFLTVLVFYLPSNGGEKISLCTSVLVSLTVFLLVIEEIIPSSSKVIPLIGEYLVFTMIFVTLSIVITVFAINIHHRSSSTHHNMAPWVRRIFLHHLPKLLCMRSHVDRYASAVGSLRAESTGKEGLGYGKSLGHETTPLLNAEHSLRAALESIHYITLHVVKENEVREVVQDWKFVAQVLDRVFLWAFLLVSVLGSALLFIPVIYKWANIIVPNYVGSTS, translated from the exons ATGGTAACAGCTCACATCACTGTCAGATCTCTACTGCTGCTTGTCTTCTGTCCTGTCCACTGTTCTTCTATAG GGCCACCTGCGCTGTCTTCCTATGCCAAGACAGAGGAcagactttttaaaaaacttttcagCAACTACCAGAAATGGGTGAGACCAGTGGAGGATCTAAACGGAACGGTACAGGTTAAATTTGGGCTGGCTATCACCCAGTTGGTGGATGTG GATGAGAAGAACCAGCTGATGACCACCAATGTGTGGATTAAGCAG GAGTGGACAGACATGAAGCTTCGGTGGAATCCGGATCATTACCTAGGAATCAAATCCATCAGAATTCCCTCAGACTCCATTTGGATTCCTGACATTGTGCTTTATGACAA TGCAGATGGTAATTTTGAGGCCACTGTGACAAAAGCAGTTGTGCGTTATGATGGAAGAATCTCCTGGACTCCTCCTGCCAACTACAAATCAGCCTGCACCATAGACGTGACCTTCTTTCCCTTTGATCTTCAGAACTGCTCCATGAAGTTTGGGTCCTGGACTTATGATGGTTCACAG GTGGACATTCTTCTTGAGGATGTGCACGTTGACAAACGGGACTATTTCGACAATGGCGAGTGGGAAATTGTGAAGGCCACCGGCAGCCGACGGTTAAGAACCGATGGGACATTTTTCTACCCATCCGTCACCTACTCATTTATCATCCGCCGACTTCCTCTCTTCTACACACTCTTCCTCATTATTCCCTGCATTGGCCTGTCTTTCTTAACAGTGCTCGTGTTTTATCTTCCATCCAACGGAGGAGAGAAAATCTCCCTTTGTACATCTGTCCTTGTCTCACTTACTGTCTTCCTGCTGGTGATAGAGGAAATCATCCCTTCTTCCTCAAAG gTGATTCCTCTCATTGGAGAATATTTGGTCTTTACCATGATATTTGTGACACTTTCCATAGTCATCACTGTCTTTGCTATCAACATCCACCATCGTTCCTCATCTACTCATCACAACATGGCACCCTGGGTCCGCCGGATCTTTTTGCACCACCTGCCTAAACTTCTCTGCATGCGCAGCCATGTGGACCGTTATGCCAGCGCTGTGGGGAGCCTGAGAGCAGAAAGCACTGGAAAAGAAGGACTGGGTTATGGAAAGAGTTTGGGTCATGAAACAACCCCTCTTCTTAATGCAGAACACAGTTTGCGGGCAGCCCTGGAAtctatacattacattactCTTCATGTTGTGAAGGAAAATGAAGTCAGAGAG GTTGTGCAAGACTGGAAGTTTGTGGCCCAAGTTCTGGATCGTGTTTTCCTGTGGGCATTCCTCCTGGTTTCTGTGCTTGGTTCTGCTCTGCTTTTCATCCCAGTTATCTATAAATGGGCCAACATTATTGTCCCCAACTATGTTGGAAGTACTAgttaa